DNA from bacterium:
AGTCGAATGCCTTGAGGTTTTCAAGAGGCGGAGGGGGGGATGCGAGACCGACGGCGACCGCGTCCCCGGCATCTGCGGCTCCCGCGCCGCCTTCCGCCTCCGGCTCGGCTTCCGCCATGGGCATACCGGCGACTTCCGATCCGCCTTCGTCGGTCGCATCTTCAGCGTCCCCGGCAGCCGCAGATTCGGGTGGCGGCTCCGCGCCTTCATCCTGCGCAATTGCGGGGATGGCTGTTACTGCCAAAAGCAGCAGGACTGCCCCGCAAAGGCTGGGCATTAGGATTGCATAAAGACCTTCAAGATTCCTTCTCAACCGCCGCTCCGAGATTGAATTGGCGGCGATTATAGCACCGGATTCGGTGCTTGATTACCGGCCGAGGCTTGAAAATGCAATTCTCGGATCCGCCTGACGCGGATGCCTGTTCTATCCCGACGGCATTCCGATGTCATCGCGGTCGAAGAGCGCCCAAAACTGTATTCCGGCTTCGGCGAACGCCTCCGCGCCGCCCTGCTTGCGGTCGAGGACCGCGAGGACGCCGGCCACCTCGATGCCCGCGTCCATAAGGCGCTTCGCGGCTTCGATGGATGCGCCGCCCGTCGTCACGACGTCCTCGATGATCAGCGCGGGCGCGCTCTCCACTCGCCTTCCCTCGAACAGCTTTTCCGTCCCGTACTCCTTGGCGGCCTTGCGCACGAAAATCGCCGGGATGCCCGATTCGAGCGCGACCGCGGTGACGAGCGGGACGCCGCCGAGCTCCACGCCCGCAAGCTGCCGCGTTCCCTCCGGCAACATCGCGGCTAAAGCGCGCGCGACATCGCGCAACACGTCCGGCGTGCCTTCGAATAGGTACTTGTCGAAGTAATACCTGCTCTTTTTGCCGCTGCGGAGAGTGAAATCGCCTTCCAGAAGCGCGACTTCCCGCAGCTTCGCCGCAAGCGCGGTTTTATCCATTCCGGCCTCCTTGAAACCGCGGCGATGGTAGCACGGAAGAGCGGCGCGGAATCGCGTACGAGCCGCTTGATACCCCGTCGCGATGGCAGGCCGGCCGCGGGAGTATAATTCCGAACTTTGAATGACCAGGCCAGGCGACTTACGGTGCCGCATATGAAACTTCCTTCGCTTCGGCGCGTTATTCTCGGCCGGCCTATTCCTTCGCACAAGGCGCAGCATCAAAGGCTGCCGAAATTTCTCGCCCTGCCGGTCTTCGCCTCGGATGCCCTGTCATCCACCGCATACGGCACACAGGAAATAATCCTGATGCTCACTCTCGCGGGCGCGGCCGGGCTGCACCTGACGCTGCCAGTTTCGATCGCGATTGTCGCCGTGCTGGTTTTGGTTGTTTTGTCCTATATACAAACCGTCCACGCCTACCCAAAGGGCGGGGGAAGCTACATCGTTTCCAAAGAGAACATTTCAACCGGAGTCGGGCTTCTAGCCGCTTCGGCGATTCTGACGGACTACATCCTGACCGTCGCGGTCAGCACAGCGGCGGGAATCCAGCAGGTTACAAGCTTTTATCCAAAGCTATCGCCCTACGCGCCGGAGCTTTGCGTGGGAGCGATCATGCTCATCACGCTGGCAAATCTGCGCGGCGCGAAGGAATCCGGGGCGCTGTTCGCGATTCCGACGTACTATTTCGTACTTTCCATCGTCGCGATGGTTTTGGTCGGGCTTATCGGCCCGATGTTCGGATACAGGCCGCTGGATCTTGGGCAGGCCGCGCCGCATCCAGAGCACGCGCTGGGATGGTTCCTTATTCTTAAGGCGTTTGCAAGCGGGTGCGCGGCGCTTACAGGAGTCGAGGCGATAACCGACGGCGTGCAGGCGTTCAAAGCCCCGGAATCCAAAAACGCGGCGATTACGCTGACCATAATGGCGGTGCTGCTGGGATCCATGTTCCTCGGCGTGTCCTATCTGGCGCAAAGCAACAACATCATTTACGCGCATGGAATGGACGGCGAATCGCTGATTTCGCTGGTCGCCCGATCGGTTTTCCACGACAATCACTATTTCCGGGGAGCGATACTGCTCGCGACCACGCTTATCCTAATCCTTGCGGCCAACACCGCGTTCGCCGATTTTCCGCGCTTGTCCGCGATTCTGGCGCGGGACGGATTCATGCCGCGGCAGCTCGCCAACCTCGGCGACAAGCTCGTTTTTTCCAACGGCATCCTGCTTTTGGGAGCGCTTTCCTCCTTGCTCGTTATCGCGTTCAAGGGTCACACCGACAGGCTGATTCCGCTTTACGCCGTTGGCGTTTTCCTGTCGTTCACGCTATCCCAGACGGGCATGGTCAGGCGCTGGCTAAGGCTAAGACCCAAGGGGTGGAGGCTGAACGCGCTTCAGAACGGAACAGGCGCCGCTGCGACCGGTATCGTCCTCGCGATTATCGTTATGGAAAAATTCACGGAGGGCGCGTGGGTGGTTGTCGTAGTCATCCCGATAATCATGACGATCTTCTGGCGCATCAAGGCGCACTACGAATGGGTCGGCAAAAGGCTTTCGCTTGACGGTTACAAGACCCCCGCAAAGAAAGAGCATCTGGTAATTATCCTTGTGTCCGGCATACACCGCGGCATTCTGCAGGCGTTCGATTACGCGGAGCGTATATCGCCCAAGCTGCGCGCGGTTCACGTAGAAATCAATCCGGACAACACGCCGCGTTTCAAGGAAATGTGGCACAAGTGGGCGCCTGACATTCCGCTCGATGTGGTCGAATCCCCGTACCGTTCCCTTGTCGGCCCGATAGTGGACTACGTCAAAAATTTAAGAAGGGAATACCCGAAACACTACATCACGGTGCTCGTTCCGGAAATGGTGCAGCCCGGACTTGCAGGATTTCTTTTGCACAACAACGCCGCGTTCTTTATAAAGATGGGGCTGTACAACGTGCGCGACGTCGTTATTACCAACCTGCGATTCTTCCTGGATTAGCGGCTACGGCAGGAGCATCGCGAGCCTTTTCGCCGCGACGTGGTTCAGGTGGTGGCCGCTTCTTATTCCGATCACGCGTGCGACGAGGTGCGGGCTGAATATCGAAAGGTCGCCCAGAATGTCCTGCGCCTTGTGGCGCGCGGGTTCGTTTGCCGCCAAAAGCGGCTTGTTCGGCCCGGCTCCGGTGATCAAAACAGCGCGGTCGGGGTTCTCGTGCCGGAGGAATCCCGCATCCAGCGCCTTTTTGGCTTCGTCTTCTGTGATAAACGTTCGGGCGCGGAGAATCTCGTCCAGTACCCGATCCTTCGGCGTGTCCGGCTGGTACTGGACGCCCAGGAGCGGATGCGCGTGATCGAGGACATAGCTGACGCTGAATGTGTCCGCGGGAAGAAGTATGAGCGCCTTGTCTTCTCCCGAAACGACCAGCGGGACGCCGAGTTTCTTTGAGCGCGCGGGCGCGTCCTGCTCCGTTTTGCCGGCTTCAGCAAGCGCATCCAGATAGTCTCCCGCGGAGCCGGATTCGCTGGGGATTTCCGGCCCGTCCACATCTATGAAAACGTTGTCGATTCCCAAGCCTGCAAGGCACGCGAGGACGTGCTCGACCACCGAAACCTCGGCTTTGCCGTTGGCAAGCACGCTGCAGTTCGGCGACTCCACCAAGTTGTCCGGATGGACGCGGATTGCGGCGTCCTCGCCTAGATCGATACGCCTGAAAACCACGCCCGTGTTGGGCGGCGCGGGATGAAAAACCACCGAAGCGGGCAGATCGCTGAACAAACCGCGTCCCTCGAACCGGGCGGCGCGCACGATAGTCGTCTGGTTGGGCATCGGAGCGGGGATTTTAACACGGAGCCGCCGCGGTTTTTGCATTTTCGATTCGAGGCCGGAGCGGTTTTCACGATATAATTCAAGCGCGGCGGGGGCCGCGACCGTATGCGAAACGCGTTTGCGACATTCTGCGGGGCATTGCTTTTTCTTTTCGCGCTTTCATGCAGGGCGGGCAACGGCGGACATACTCGGGCGAAGATTTTCGATCCTGCTTCGGTTATAGGGGAAATTGAATCGTTTGAAGCAGCACCGGAAGCCGATCCGGAGGTTGTACGTGCGCTTAAGGACGCGCTGATCGATGCACTGAAGTCCCGCGATACAGGCAGGATGGCGTCCACTGCCCCGTCCGGAGACGCGGGAAGGGTAACCGACCTCAGACTGAACCGGTTCTCCGGAATGCGGTTGGAGTGGACATACCGGAACACGGGAGATTACGACAGAAACGGCGAAGTCGGAGTGTCCGACATCACGCCTATCGCGATCAATTTTCTCGCCGACACGGACGACGGGGTCAACGACGATACCGAGCGCCCGATCGACGGCGACGGGAACGGCGAAATCGGAGTAAGCGACGTGACTCCGATTGCGATCAATTACCTTGCTACGGTCGCGTCGTACCGCGTGATGACGTCCGATTCCGCGGATTCGGGATACCGCGAGCTTGATGCTGTGCCGCTGGTTCCGTCCTCAATCGGCGCGGGCGGTTTGCTTTCCGCGCAAATTCCAAGCCCCGACAGATTCTTGTACATCGTTCCCGAGGACGGGCAGGGCAATCTGGGCGCGCAAAGCAACGTGCTCGATCTCGAATCCGTGCCGGACATCATATCTATTTCGCCTCTTTCCGGAACCGCGGGCGCGGAGGTCACGATATCGGCCGATGTTCAATGCAATGCGCAATACTATATGGAATGGCAGGTGCCGGGAGGTTTTTATTCGAATTCGGGAGAACCGCTGACCGTAACCCTTCCCTCTTCCCCCGGCGGGCAATACCTTGCGGTGAAGGCGGAAAACGAATCGGGATACGACCTTTACACCGGCACATTCACGATCGTCGCCGGTCCAGCGCCGCCGGTGATTTCTTCGGTCGAACCTCTGTCCGGCGAAGCCGGACAGGTGGTCGAGTTCACCGCAAGCGTCGAGGGCGATCCGCCGCTTTCGTATTCATGGAATTTCGGGGGGGGGGCTTCTCCGGATGCGTCCGATGAAGATTCTCCGACGGTCACACTCGGCGCGCCCGACAATTACCAGGCTTCGCTCACTGTTACCAACGATGCCGGCGCAGACACTTACGATTTCGAGTTGACTGTCACCCCCGCGGCGGTCAACACGCCGCCCGTCGCGCAAATACAGGCGATCCCGCAGGAGGGCGAGTCCCCGCTTCTGGTTTTTATGGACGCCTCGGCGTCGTACGATCCGGACGCGGACGGCTCGATAATCCGGTACGAGTGGGACTGGGAGGGCGACGCGGTTTTCGATTACGATTCCGGGACGCTGGCTTCGGTGGATCACACTTACACCGAGCCGGGCACTTTCAGCCCGACCGTGCGCGTCACCGACGACGAATACGCATGGAACCAGGCGGCGACCAGCGTCGTCGTCAATTATCCCAGCGAGTGGCGTATCGTGACGGTGGACTCGCTTTTCGATCCCTTTGCATATCCTTCGCTTTCGATGGTGGACGGACTGCCCGCGATCAGCTTCCGGAAAGGCGGCAACTTGATGTACGTCCGAGCGCTCGACATCTACGGAGCGACCTGGGACGAGCCGGCCGTTATTCACGACAACGGGGGCGGTTTTTATCCGAGCTTGGCGGGCGACCTGCGGCCGGGGATAACCTACCGCAATGTTCAGGGCAATTTGCTTTACATACGCGCGGATGACACACAGGGCACCGTTTGGGGAGACCCGGTTACGATAGACGCCGGCGCGGACACCGGACACTACAGCTCGCTCGACTGGGTTTCGCGGGAATTCTGGCCGCTTGAATACGTGCTTCCCGGTGTCGCGTATTACGACGCGGCGGACGGCGACCTGATGTTTTCAAGCGTGATAGACCGCGATGGAAACTGGGGCGAGCCGATAGTCGTGGATTCGGGCGGGGCCGGCGATACGGGTGTATATCCCTCGCTCGAGACGGTCGGCGGAAATCCGGCGATCGCGTACTGGGATGCGACGAACACGCGGCTGATGTTCGTGCGCTGCGAGGACAGGTCGGGCGACGTCTGGGGAAGGCCCGATTCGCTGGACAATTCCGGCGACGCGGGGCTGTTTCCCGCTCTTATAACTGTAAATGAATATCCCGCGGTCGTTTACTGGCACGCGTCGTTGCAGCAGGTGCGATATTTGCGCTCGCTCGCCTACGACGGGACCGTTTGGGCGGCGCCGGTTGCCGCGGTCGAGCCGGCGATACTCGCTACGCGGATATCAGCCGCGATAATGGGCAGCACGCCTTGTTTCGCGTACTTCGATTTATCAAGCGACGCCGTAATGTTCGCGCGCTCGAACGACGCGAACGGAGCAGTCTGGCGGCCGCCGCAGACGATCGAATCGGGATTGGGCGAGGACGGCGGATGGCCTTCTATGGTGGCTGTCAACGGCGTCCCGATGGTGGCGTACGTAAACGCGGCGTCTGACGAACTCAAGTTCGCCGCGTACCGCTGAAAAAAAAACCGGCGGGCAGAGCGCCCGCCGGCGGTTGGCCGAAAGCCGGATTACTTGAAATACGCCTTCAGGATGTAGTCCGCATCGGGAAACTGCTGCTTGAACTTGTCCATTCCGCCCGCGGCCGCAAGACCCATCTGGTCGACATACTCGCAGCGGGTCAGTTTGTCCGCGACATCCATACCCTCGACAACTTCTCCGAACGCGGAAAAGCCCTGGCGGTCCAAGTTGGCAGAGTTGTCCACGAAATTGATGAAAATGTGGGTGCTGCGGCTGTTGGGAGCGCCGGTCTTGCCGTACACAACGGTGCCGCGCTTGTTGCCTTGGACGACCGGCTCGTCCGGGATCGTCAGATCGCCCCATTTTTCATTGAGAGCGGGATCCGCAGCCACTCCGCACTGGGCCACGAAACCTTCGATTACGCGGAACCATGGCGCGCCGTCGTAAAACTTCGCGTTGACGAGCTCTTTGAAATGCTCCACTCCCTTTGGCGACCATTCCGGATGAAGCTGAATTACAATGTTGCCCTTCGTCGTTTCGAGTACCACCATATTTCCCGCACCGCCTTCGGAAGTTGTTCCTTCAGTACCATCGCCCGCGGGCGGGACGGCTTCTGAACCTTCGCCTTTGCCGGCCGCTTCGGCGTCCTTCTGTTTTTGCATTCCGGCCGCCGAAACCACGCCCTCCGGGGCGGCGGGAATTTCGCCTTCAGCCGCGGAATCCGCGCCGGCGGGCGGCGTGGTCGCGGTCGTGGAGCCGACGTTCATTCCGTCGTCCGCAGGTTCCTCTTCGGCCTTCGGACAGCCGAACAGCACCGCGAGAAGCACAATCATCAGGAATGCGTAAGATGCAATCCTCAAGTCAATCACCTCTTTGGTTGAGAAAAATCGAGCGGGTAGTTTAGCACAGGGCGGCTTTCCCCCCGCTGGGGATTAAAGACGAATCTGCTGCAATCCGGTTCACGCCTCCCGGACGACCGCGACGAGTTCGATTTCGGCCAGCGCTCCTTCCCCGAACAGCCCCGCAACCTGGACGCAGGTCGCGACCGGCCGGATTTCGCCGAATATCTCGCCGTGCGCTCTCGTGAATCCTTCGGAGTCTTTCAAATCGACAAGGAAACAGGTCGTTTTAACGACGTCTCCAAAATTGCCGCCGAGGGCGGCCAGCGCCTTTTCGAGCTTGCGGAAGATGTAAACGCACTGCGCATAGCAGTCCGAGCCGTGGATTTTGCCCGTTTCGTCGGCCGCGACGGTGCCCGCCGTCAATATGGTGTTTCCAATTCTGACCGCGCGGCTGAATCCGACGGATTCTTCCCAAACGTTGCCGGTGGAATATCGCCTTATCTCGGACATACAATCCGGTACCCGACGAGGCGCGGATTACGCGAGATGCTCGATTATCCGCTCTCCGAACTTGCTAGCTTTCACGCCGTACTTTTCGCTTCCGCCTTCGAACTGGCGGGCGATGTCGTAGGTCACGAACAGCTTGTCCCACTCTCCGCGCGCGGCCGCATCCGCGCTTTCGCGGATGGTTTCCCCAATGGCGCGGTCGATAAGCTCGCCCGCCTCGACCCAGCCCATCCATTTGAGCATCAGGACGCCGGAGAGGATTACGCTGCCGGGATTGGCCTTGTCCTGACCTGTGTACTTGGGCGCGGTGCCGTGAGTCGCTTCGAATATCGCCGCACCGTCGCCGATATTCGCTCCCGGCGCGAGTCCCAGTCCGCCGACGCAAGCCGCCAGCGCGTCGGACAAATAGTCCCCGTTAAGATTCGGGGTCGCGATGACGCTGTACTCGTCGGGACGGAGCTGCACCTGTTGGAACATGCTGTCCGCGATGCGGTCTTTGACGACTATTCTGCCGTTTGCGTCGCCTTTGGCCGCGCCGCCCCGGGGGGCGGCATCCTCCGCCCAAAGCTCGTCTTCCGTCACGATTTTGTCGCGGAACTCCGCCTTGGCGATTTCGTAGCCCCAATTCTTGAACGCGCCTTCGGTGAATTTCATGATGTTGCCCTTGTGCACCAATGTCACCGACGGCAGCTTGAGATTTATCGCGTACTTGATGGCGCGGCGAACCAGGCGTTTTGTGCCTTCCGGACTGATGGGCTTGATTCCGATGCCGGATGACAGCTTTATCGGCTGCGCCAGTCTGTCCTTGTAGCCCAGCTCCTCGTTGAGCAGGTTGATTATCCGCTGCGCCCGTTCGCTTCCGCCCACTTCTTCGACGCCCATATACACGTCTTCCGAGTTTTCGCGGAAAAGGTGCATATCAACCTTGTGCGCGTTTATATTCGGCGCCGGAACTCCCGGGTAGTGGCGTACGGGCCGCAGGCAGACGTATAGATCGAAAATCTGGCGCAGCGCGACGTTTATGCTCGAAAACCCTCCTCCTATCGGCGTGGTAAGCGGACCCTTAAGGGCCACTTTGAAGTAATCGATTGCCTTCAGTGTGTCTTCCGGTAGATAGCAATCGCGCTGGCGTTGAGGAGGAAGACCTTTGAGTTGATCGTCTGTCACGTTGGGGAAGTAAATCTCGCGCGATGCGTCGCCGGCATGCACTTTGAACCACTCAATCTTTCGATTGCCGCCGTATGATTTTTGCACCGCCGCGTCGATTACTTTGACAGAGGTTTCCGTGATTCCCGGCACGCCGCCGATCGAGCGCCCGATGCCGTCGCCTTCGATAAGGCAGACGATCGGATTGTCCGGAGTGACCGGATCTCCATGAGAATCGAATGTGAATTTTTCGCCCGAGGCGGGCAGGGGCAGCTTTTCGAAGGATATGTCGAACTTGGCCATGGTTCTCTCCCGAAAAATGACATAGGGCGGCTTGAAGGCCGTCCCGCTCAATATAGCGCCGCGCGCGGCCGCGCGCAAATTTGTGAAGCGTTTCCCAAATAAAACGCGCCGAAAGTGCTCGATTTCGTTTTACCATTCGGGCTGTTCTTCTTTTTTGGGGCAAAATGCACGGGGGCGGGTATATAATCGCGGCGATGGAATCAGCCAAAAAACTTGAATTTATCCCCGATTTGTCCGTAAAAATCGGCCCGCTGACGCTTAAAAATCCGGTGACCACCGCGTCCGGCTGCTTCGCCTACGGAGAGGAATACAGCGATCTTTTCGACGTTTCCACTCTCGGCGCGTTCTTCACCAAGGCTGTCAGTCCCGAGCCGCGCCTCGGCAATCCGACACCGCGGATCTGGGAAACGCCCGCCGGAATGCTGAACACGATCGGATTGCAGAATCCGGGCGTGAACGCCTTTATTAAAGACAAAATCCCGTTTTTAAACGGTCTTGGCACGGTTTGGATAGTCAACGTGGTCGGGCACACCGTGCGCGATTACGTGACCGTGATTGAAAAAATCGAGGAAGCGGCGGGCGCGCCGGGCTACGAATTGAACATTTCGTGCCCGAATGTCGAAGGCGAAGGGATGGAATTCGGCAAGGATTGCGCAGTGGCCGAAGCGCTGTTTTCGGCTTGCCGCAAGGCCACGGACAAGCCGCTAATCGGCAAGCTTACTCCGAATGTCACCGACATAACGCTTCAAGCGAAAGTCGCCGAAGCGTGCGGGCTGGACGGGATAAGCGTAATCAACACGATCAGCGGAATGGCGATAAATATCCAAACGCGCAGGAGCCAGCTTGCCAAGCCGACGGCGGGCTTGTCCGGCCCCGCGATACGGCCGATAGCGGTGAGAATGGTTTGGGAGTGCGCAAGGGCGACCAAGCTTCCAATTGTCGGCCAGGGCGGGATTGTCACCGCGCAGGACGCTTTGGAATTTATCATCGCGGGCGCCACCGCGATTTCAATCGGAACAGGACTGTGGCTGGATCCGGATTGCTGCGGCAAAGTGCTTTCAGGCATCCGCGGTTATATGGCCGAAAACGGTTTCAGAAGCATCTCCGATTTCCGGGGTTCAATACAGGTTTAATCCGGCAGGCTAGCCGCCGATTCCGCTGACGCCGGGCATTCCAGGAGGAGGCTCCGGACGGGATTCCGGATTCCCGGGCGTTACCTCGCGGCCCCAAATGTCCACGGTCGCGGGAACATTCTGCGATTCGTCGTGCGGCGGAGCTTCCCAGAATTCGAGCTGGCTGACGTGAAGCTGAATGGTGCCTGCATCCGGATGTTCGGGATTCTCGGCCAAAAAGCGCTTGAATTCCTTAATCGCGTCCTGAATCTTGCCGTCGTATTCAAGCGCGTAAGCGAGCATCAAGCGAAGCTCGGGGTCCGGATAGTTGAGCGACAACGCTTTACGCATCGCAATCGCCGCGTCCGCGTATTCCTCGTTGCGAAAGCGAATTCGCGCGAGAAAATACCAGGATTCCGCCAGCGACGGATCGACCGCTACAGCGCGGGTGTAGAAATCCATCGCCCTGTTCGAGTTGTTCTGGTAAAGCGCTATGTGTCCAAGCCCCTGCAGCGCGACCGGGTCGTCGCCCTTCAAAGCGATCACTTTCGAATAGTTTTCGGAAGCCAGCGTGTAATCGCGGTTTTCGAACTGGAAGTTGGCCAATCTTAATCTGGTGTCCGTATCGTTCGGATCTATGGCCAGAAGCTTTTCCAGCTTTTCACAGGCGCGGCCTATCCGCTCGTCCTCGACAAGCAGGTCAATCTGCTTTTTAAGCACTTCTGCGTTATTCGGATCGGATTCAAGCGCCTTTTCATATTCCCTTATGGCGTCTTCCCTGCGCCCGCTTTTCAAGTAAAGGTCGCCAAGAGCCACGTGCGTTGCCGGCGCAGTCCCGGAGCCGGTCAGCCCGTTTTCAAGCATCGCTATGGCGGCGTCCACATTGCCCTCCTTGGCCAACCTATCCGCCCTCGCGACGCCCCGTTCGTTTTCGACGCTTTTCTTTAGTTCGGCGAATTCCCTGCGAAGCTGCTCTTCGCGTTTTTTGGATTCGCCGTAGGACTTAATGAAATATGCCGACACGGTTGCCGCAATCGCGAAGAACGCGATCGCCACCGCTGCCAGCAAAAACTTGCGCTTTACACCTGCCATTTCACACCACCAAGCGAAAGGAATAGAATTATACCCTTCCGCAAACGCTGATTCAGCCCGCCGCCCGCGGGAAGCGCGGGCCGGGCTGGCGCCTCTAAAGACCGCTCAAAAGCGATTTCGTTGCATCCGCAAGCCGGTTTCAGGGAAAAATTCCCGTAGCTATTTTGCCAGAGAAGTGAACAGCTTCATGTACTTTTTGGCGCTCGCCCCCCAAGAGTAATCTTTGGACATCGCGTTGTGCACAAGCCTTTCCCAAAGCTCCGCATCGTGTTCGTACAGCGCCGCGGCCTTACCCACGGCTTTCATCATTTCGCCGCCGTCGTACTTTTCGAAGACGAATCCCGTCGCCTTGCCGGACTTGATGTTCGCCTTGCTTGCGTTGGTAATCGTGTCCTTCAGCCCCCCGGTTGCCCGGACTATCGGAATCGTGCCGTATCGCAGGCTGTAAAGCTGGTTCAGCCCGCAAGGCTCGTATCGCGATGGCATCAGAAAAGCGTCGGAACCGGCCTCGATGAGATGCGCAAGTCCTTCGTCGAAACCCAGCTTGACCGCAAACTTCCTTGGATATTTCTTGGCCATATCTTCAAAAAATGCGTGGTATTCCGGCTTGCCCGTTCCCAAAAGAACAATCTGAACGTTCATTTTCATCATTTCCGGAAACCGCTCTTCAACAAGATCGAATCCCTTCTGATCTGCAAGCCGGGAAATCATTCCTATCAGGAACGCATCGTCGGATACGGGCAATCCCATCGCCTTCTGGAGCGCCGCTTTGCATTTTTGCTTGCCGCGCACATCCTCCCGGCTG
Protein-coding regions in this window:
- a CDS encoding PKD domain-containing protein; amino-acid sequence: MRNAFATFCGALLFLFALSCRAGNGGHTRAKIFDPASVIGEIESFEAAPEADPEVVRALKDALIDALKSRDTGRMASTAPSGDAGRVTDLRLNRFSGMRLEWTYRNTGDYDRNGEVGVSDITPIAINFLADTDDGVNDDTERPIDGDGNGEIGVSDVTPIAINYLATVASYRVMTSDSADSGYRELDAVPLVPSSIGAGGLLSAQIPSPDRFLYIVPEDGQGNLGAQSNVLDLESVPDIISISPLSGTAGAEVTISADVQCNAQYYMEWQVPGGFYSNSGEPLTVTLPSSPGGQYLAVKAENESGYDLYTGTFTIVAGPAPPVISSVEPLSGEAGQVVEFTASVEGDPPLSYSWNFGGGASPDASDEDSPTVTLGAPDNYQASLTVTNDAGADTYDFELTVTPAAVNTPPVAQIQAIPQEGESPLLVFMDASASYDPDADGSIIRYEWDWEGDAVFDYDSGTLASVDHTYTEPGTFSPTVRVTDDEYAWNQAATSVVVNYPSEWRIVTVDSLFDPFAYPSLSMVDGLPAISFRKGGNLMYVRALDIYGATWDEPAVIHDNGGGFYPSLAGDLRPGITYRNVQGNLLYIRADDTQGTVWGDPVTIDAGADTGHYSSLDWVSREFWPLEYVLPGVAYYDAADGDLMFSSVIDRDGNWGEPIVVDSGGAGDTGVYPSLETVGGNPAIAYWDATNTRLMFVRCEDRSGDVWGRPDSLDNSGDAGLFPALITVNEYPAVVYWHASLQQVRYLRSLAYDGTVWAAPVAAVEPAILATRISAAIMGSTPCFAYFDLSSDAVMFARSNDANGAVWRPPQTIESGLGEDGGWPSMVAVNGVPMVAYVNAASDELKFAAYR
- the icd gene encoding isocitrate dehydrogenase (NADP(+)), translated to MAKFDISFEKLPLPASGEKFTFDSHGDPVTPDNPIVCLIEGDGIGRSIGGVPGITETSVKVIDAAVQKSYGGNRKIEWFKVHAGDASREIYFPNVTDDQLKGLPPQRQRDCYLPEDTLKAIDYFKVALKGPLTTPIGGGFSSINVALRQIFDLYVCLRPVRHYPGVPAPNINAHKVDMHLFRENSEDVYMGVEEVGGSERAQRIINLLNEELGYKDRLAQPIKLSSGIGIKPISPEGTKRLVRRAIKYAINLKLPSVTLVHKGNIMKFTEGAFKNWGYEIAKAEFRDKIVTEDELWAEDAAPRGGAAKGDANGRIVVKDRIADSMFQQVQLRPDEYSVIATPNLNGDYLSDALAACVGGLGLAPGANIGDGAAIFEATHGTAPKYTGQDKANPGSVILSGVLMLKWMGWVEAGELIDRAIGETIRESADAAARGEWDKLFVTYDIARQFEGGSEKYGVKASKFGERIIEHLA
- the pyrE gene encoding orotate phosphoribosyltransferase — protein: MDKTALAAKLREVALLEGDFTLRSGKKSRYYFDKYLFEGTPDVLRDVARALAAMLPEGTRQLAGVELGGVPLVTAVALESGIPAIFVRKAAKEYGTEKLFEGRRVESAPALIIEDVVTTGGASIEAAKRLMDAGIEVAGVLAVLDRKQGGAEAFAEAGIQFWALFDRDDIGMPSG
- a CDS encoding peptidylprolyl isomerase, translated to MRIASYAFLMIVLLAVLFGCPKAEEEPADDGMNVGSTTATTPPAGADSAAEGEIPAAPEGVVSAAGMQKQKDAEAAGKGEGSEAVPPAGDGTEGTTSEGGAGNMVVLETTKGNIVIQLHPEWSPKGVEHFKELVNAKFYDGAPWFRVIEGFVAQCGVAADPALNEKWGDLTIPDEPVVQGNKRGTVVYGKTGAPNSRSTHIFINFVDNSANLDRQGFSAFGEVVEGMDVADKLTRCEYVDQMGLAAAGGMDKFKQQFPDADYILKAYFK
- a CDS encoding UDP-3-O-acyl-N-acetylglucosamine deacetylase, which gives rise to MPNQTTIVRAARFEGRGLFSDLPASVVFHPAPPNTGVVFRRIDLGEDAAIRVHPDNLVESPNCSVLANGKAEVSVVEHVLACLAGLGIDNVFIDVDGPEIPSESGSAGDYLDALAEAGKTEQDAPARSKKLGVPLVVSGEDKALILLPADTFSVSYVLDHAHPLLGVQYQPDTPKDRVLDEILRARTFITEDEAKKALDAGFLRHENPDRAVLITGAGPNKPLLAANEPARHKAQDILGDLSIFSPHLVARVIGIRSGHHLNHVAAKRLAMLLP
- a CDS encoding dihydroorotate dehydrogenase; this translates as MESAKKLEFIPDLSVKIGPLTLKNPVTTASGCFAYGEEYSDLFDVSTLGAFFTKAVSPEPRLGNPTPRIWETPAGMLNTIGLQNPGVNAFIKDKIPFLNGLGTVWIVNVVGHTVRDYVTVIEKIEEAAGAPGYELNISCPNVEGEGMEFGKDCAVAEALFSACRKATDKPLIGKLTPNVTDITLQAKVAEACGLDGISVINTISGMAINIQTRRSQLAKPTAGLSGPAIRPIAVRMVWECARATKLPIVGQGGIVTAQDALEFIIAGATAISIGTGLWLDPDCCGKVLSGIRGYMAENGFRSISDFRGSIQV
- a CDS encoding RidA family protein, with amino-acid sequence MSEIRRYSTGNVWEESVGFSRAVRIGNTILTAGTVAADETGKIHGSDCYAQCVYIFRKLEKALAALGGNFGDVVKTTCFLVDLKDSEGFTRAHGEIFGEIRPVATCVQVAGLFGEGALAEIELVAVVREA
- a CDS encoding APC family permease, whose protein sequence is MKLPSLRRVILGRPIPSHKAQHQRLPKFLALPVFASDALSSTAYGTQEIILMLTLAGAAGLHLTLPVSIAIVAVLVLVVLSYIQTVHAYPKGGGSYIVSKENISTGVGLLAASAILTDYILTVAVSTAAGIQQVTSFYPKLSPYAPELCVGAIMLITLANLRGAKESGALFAIPTYYFVLSIVAMVLVGLIGPMFGYRPLDLGQAAPHPEHALGWFLILKAFASGCAALTGVEAITDGVQAFKAPESKNAAITLTIMAVLLGSMFLGVSYLAQSNNIIYAHGMDGESLISLVARSVFHDNHYFRGAILLATTLILILAANTAFADFPRLSAILARDGFMPRQLANLGDKLVFSNGILLLGALSSLLVIAFKGHTDRLIPLYAVGVFLSFTLSQTGMVRRWLRLRPKGWRLNALQNGTGAAATGIVLAIIVMEKFTEGAWVVVVVIPIIMTIFWRIKAHYEWVGKRLSLDGYKTPAKKEHLVIILVSGIHRGILQAFDYAERISPKLRAVHVEINPDNTPRFKEMWHKWAPDIPLDVVESPYRSLVGPIVDYVKNLRREYPKHYITVLVPEMVQPGLAGFLLHNNAAFFIKMGLYNVRDVVITNLRFFLD